From Sediminispirochaeta bajacaliforniensis DSM 16054:
TCTGGAAAAAGGCTTTATATTCTCTTCCCTTAGAAAAATTTGCCGAAATGCCGGCGTAACCACCGGAGCAGTTTATAAACGATACGATGGAAAAGAAGTATTATTTGCTAATGTTGTGAAACCCGCACTCAATATTTTTGAAAGCATACTGAATGGAACCCTTGAATTGAACAAGGAGAGAACAGAGACAAATGCCTCACATAAGGACCGTATTGATTATTTCGATAAAGCAAAAAATTGGATTGAAGAAATATATTTCGAGAGAGCAAGACAGTGGATTAAGGAGATATATAAAGAACAGGATGCTGTAAAAATATTGCTCACAAAAGCTGATGGAACGGCCTATTCTAATTTTGTGCACGATTTCATAGAACAAAGCATGAAAGGCGTCTACCTGCTTATGACAGATTTGGAAAATAGAGGATTGTGTAAAATAAAACTATCCAAGAATGAATTCCATGTTCTTTTTATTACTCATTGGACACCCTTTTTCGAAATGTTCATAAACGATTTTACAGTTGATGAAGCGATTGCCTTTCTACCAAAAATAACTGATTTCTTAGGATGGGATAAATTTATTGAATATTAGTTGTAAAGGAATATAAAAAAAGGGAGGTAGAGCGACAGAACACCATTCTCATTCAAATAGTGAAGTGAGAATAAAGATCTTTCACTTTGGAACCAAAGAAGAGTTTT
This genomic window contains:
- a CDS encoding TetR/AcrR family transcriptional regulator, giving the protein MTLLENRKTILTKRKITDNIVIDNNVISYRSFVMSSRDTSLDLKIIQSAKKEFLEKGFIFSSLRKICRNAGVTTGAVYKRYDGKEVLFANVVKPALNIFESILNGTLELNKERTETNASHKDRIDYFDKAKNWIEEIYFERARQWIKEIYKEQDAVKILLTKADGTAYSNFVHDFIEQSMKGVYLLMTDLENRGLCKIKLSKNEFHVLFITHWTPFFEMFINDFTVDEAIAFLPKITDFLGWDKFIEY